A single genomic interval of Armigeres subalbatus isolate Guangzhou_Male chromosome 1, GZ_Asu_2, whole genome shotgun sequence harbors:
- the LOC134206801 gene encoding uncharacterized protein LOC134206801 produces MCWKKQRFHRRGILEVTSVKTASKFECSKVLRGEERPTKRMVLSIVMAQFDPTGFLAPVTILVKMLVQDLWRTGCQWDDAVDDLSYKKWTRWTSDDAVDDLSYKKWTRWTSMLAIVQAFKLPRSCFGTARSDEIRGLQLHIFADVGETGYGCVAYFRAMVRGEVECALVMCRAKVAPLKQVSIPRL; encoded by the coding sequence ATGTGCTGGAAGAAACAGAGGTTTCATCGTAGGGGGATCCTTGAAGTGACATCCGTGAAGACCGCTTCGAAGTTCGAGTGTTCCAAAGTCCTCCGAGGAGAAGAACGTCCCACCAAGCGGATGGTACTCAGCATAGTCATGGCACAGTTTGATCCGACCGGATTCCTAGCTCCAGTTACCATCCTGGTTAAAATGCTGGTGCAAGATCTGTGGAGAACAGGGTGCCAGTGGGATGATGCGGTGGATGACCTATCATACAAAAAGTGGACGCGGTGGACGAGCGATGATGCGGTGGATGACCTATCATACAAAAAGTGGACGCGGTGGACGAGCATGTTGGCGATTGTCCAGGCGTTTAAGTTGCCGCGCAGCTGTTTCGGCACTGCAAGGTCCGATGAAATCCGTGGCTTACAGCTGCATATTTTTGCGGACGTGGGTGAGACGGGGTACGGATGTGTGGCATATTTTCGTGCCATGGTGCGTGGAGAGGTGGAGTGCGCGCTAGTGATGTGCCGGGCGAAAGTCGCTCCCCTGAAACAAGTGTCTATTCCGCGTCTGTAG